A stretch of Acidobacteriota bacterium DNA encodes these proteins:
- a CDS encoding pyridoxal phosphate-dependent aminotransferase, whose product MTSRVRGIEESATLSVANKARKLRAEGVNVIDLSVGEPDFDSPPETVTAAKAALDRGMTRYTANAGILELRQGLAAYYSDRYGSSWTADLVQVTVGAKMALFELAMALFEAGDEVVLPSPYWVSLPEQIRFAGGRPVFVPSSPDDGFRIHADALLEAVSENTRAVLINSPCNPTGGMITGEDLHRLAHGCADRGILLIADETYERFVFDGQEPVSAAALATDLPETVILVGSFSKTFAMTGWRLGYCLGPAPVIKAIGNIQSHATSNPTSFAMAGATEALRLSEASVTERIAEFEARRDLLVPLLNEVPGVQCPTPAGAFYAFPNIAGCYREGCNNSIQLAEKLIDEARVAVVPGVAFGREDHVRLSFACSQDELREAVARMHRVLGSSQ is encoded by the coding sequence ATGACCTCTCGTGTTCGTGGAATCGAGGAATCCGCTACCCTCAGCGTCGCCAACAAGGCTCGCAAACTGCGTGCCGAGGGCGTGAACGTCATCGATCTGAGCGTCGGTGAGCCGGATTTCGACTCGCCGCCGGAGACGGTCACCGCGGCGAAGGCGGCTCTCGACCGCGGAATGACCCGATATACCGCCAATGCGGGCATTCTCGAGCTGCGCCAGGGCCTCGCCGCCTACTACTCCGATAGATACGGTAGCTCGTGGACAGCGGATCTGGTGCAGGTGACGGTTGGTGCCAAAATGGCCCTATTCGAGCTCGCCATGGCCCTTTTCGAGGCAGGGGACGAGGTCGTGCTGCCGTCGCCGTATTGGGTCTCCCTGCCGGAGCAGATTCGCTTCGCCGGCGGCCGGCCGGTGTTTGTACCCAGCTCTCCGGACGACGGGTTCCGCATCCACGCCGACGCGCTGCTGGAGGCGGTGTCGGAGAACACCCGGGCGGTGCTCATCAACTCGCCGTGCAACCCCACCGGCGGCATGATCACCGGCGAGGATCTCCACCGTCTGGCCCACGGCTGCGCCGATCGCGGCATCTTGCTCATCGCCGACGAGACCTACGAGCGTTTCGTTTTCGACGGCCAGGAGCCGGTGAGCGCGGCGGCGTTGGCGACGGACCTGCCGGAGACGGTGATCCTGGTGGGCTCGTTCTCCAAGACCTTCGCCATGACCGGCTGGCGGCTGGGCTATTGCCTGGGGCCGGCGCCGGTGATCAAGGCCATCGGCAACATTCAGAGCCATGCCACCTCGAACCCCACCTCCTTCGCCATGGCCGGTGCCACCGAGGCGTTGCGGCTGTCGGAGGCGTCGGTGACCGAGCGCATCGCCGAATTCGAGGCGCGCCGAGATCTGCTGGTGCCGCTGCTCAACGAGGTCCCCGGCGTCCAATGTCCGACGCCGGCGGGCGCCTTCTACGCCTTCCCCAACATCGCCGGCTGCTATCGGGAAGGCTGCAACAATTCCATTCAACTGGCCGAGAAGCTCATCGACGAAGCGCGGGTGGCGGTGGTCCCCGGTGTCGCTTTCGGCCGCGAAGATCATGTGCGCCTATCTTTCGCCTGCTCCCAGGACGAGCTCCGGGAAGCGGTGGCGAGAATGCACCGAGTCCT